A region of Sphingobium baderi DNA encodes the following proteins:
- a CDS encoding ParB/RepB/Spo0J family partition protein: MAKAQPKITLNQSRDIPFDKLVLSQSNVRRVKNGVTIEDLANDIERRGLLTGLNVRPQLDEHGDETGLYEIPAGGRRYLAIGLLVKRKRALKTVPVPCVVKSADDTVLAEEDSLAENTFREPLHPLDEFRAMQRLNEKGEGDEAIAAHFRVTPAIVRQRLKLASVSPALHEVYAAGDITLDQLMAFTVSDDHKRQEELWDQLVHSSNKSSWFIKTKLLEDKVEVTDKRVRFVGVEAYIAAGGAGPIRDLFEQDDGGWLSDPALLDRLVDEKLRSAAETVGAEGWKWVEALVDLPYGYDEECRAIPSVVQPLTQEQEARIVALRAEADALEAEWDGKPDMPDEVELRISAIDSELAVLAQGNRVFDPADMDNAGVFIGLEDDGTLYIDRGYVRAGDEADIEEADDGDDDVAAAVASVDPSGETRTERTGAEGGTASPDVSGSTPTEEDEDGEVIKPLPDRLVAELTAARTLALQDAFAQSPSVAFAAVLHAMVLSLFYHSRTESCMELAVNRATMPFQSADLRGSPSAAAIQERHVRWKERLPSSDRDVWDTVQQLDGSEQASLFAHCAAYSVNAQWEPVARHGGGRISVHGVARRIDHANVLARAVGLDMIGAGWRPTFDNYLNRVAKPRILEAVAEAKGPQTAGLIDHLKKGDMAREAERLLADSDWLPEPLRTPVIEEPLPLGAETDALPAFLDGDEPAQGAAAANDQEGDADYDIAA; this comes from the coding sequence ATGGCAAAAGCCCAACCGAAAATCACCCTCAACCAGTCGCGGGATATTCCGTTCGACAAGCTGGTCCTGTCGCAGTCCAACGTCCGGCGCGTGAAGAACGGCGTGACCATCGAGGACCTGGCCAACGACATCGAGCGACGCGGCCTGCTTACCGGCCTCAATGTCCGACCGCAGCTCGACGAGCATGGCGATGAAACCGGCCTCTATGAAATCCCCGCCGGCGGTCGTCGCTATCTGGCGATCGGACTGCTGGTAAAACGCAAGCGCGCGCTGAAGACGGTCCCGGTGCCGTGCGTCGTGAAGTCGGCCGACGACACCGTTCTGGCCGAGGAGGACTCGCTGGCCGAAAACACCTTCCGCGAGCCCTTGCACCCGCTCGATGAATTTCGCGCGATGCAGCGCCTTAACGAAAAGGGCGAAGGCGACGAGGCGATCGCGGCGCATTTCCGGGTGACGCCGGCCATCGTGCGCCAGCGCCTGAAACTGGCGTCCGTCTCGCCTGCATTGCACGAAGTCTATGCCGCAGGCGACATAACGCTCGATCAGCTCATGGCGTTCACCGTCAGCGACGATCACAAGCGCCAGGAGGAACTCTGGGACCAGCTTGTTCACAGCAGCAACAAATCGTCCTGGTTCATCAAGACAAAGCTGCTTGAGGACAAGGTCGAGGTTACCGACAAGCGTGTCCGGTTCGTCGGCGTCGAGGCCTATATCGCCGCTGGCGGCGCTGGCCCGATCCGCGATCTGTTCGAGCAGGACGATGGTGGCTGGCTGTCCGATCCGGCGCTGCTGGACCGGCTGGTCGACGAGAAGCTGCGTTCCGCGGCTGAAACCGTCGGAGCCGAGGGCTGGAAGTGGGTCGAGGCCCTGGTCGATCTGCCCTATGGCTATGACGAAGAGTGCCGGGCGATTCCCAGCGTTGTTCAGCCGCTCACGCAAGAGCAGGAGGCCAGGATCGTCGCTTTGCGCGCCGAGGCCGATGCGCTCGAAGCCGAATGGGACGGCAAGCCCGATATGCCGGATGAGGTCGAGCTGCGCATCTCGGCCATCGACAGCGAACTGGCCGTTCTCGCCCAAGGCAACCGCGTGTTCGATCCCGCCGACATGGACAATGCCGGCGTGTTCATCGGCCTTGAGGACGACGGTACGCTTTATATCGATCGCGGCTATGTTCGCGCCGGGGATGAAGCGGATATCGAAGAAGCCGATGATGGAGATGACGATGTCGCCGCCGCAGTCGCATCCGTCGATCCTTCCGGCGAGACCAGGACCGAACGGACTGGTGCCGAGGGTGGCACTGCATCGCCCGATGTATCGGGTAGCACGCCGACCGAGGAGGATGAGGACGGCGAAGTCATCAAGCCGCTCCCCGACAGGCTCGTCGCCGAACTGACCGCCGCGCGCACCCTGGCGCTTCAGGATGCCTTCGCGCAATCGCCTTCGGTGGCTTTTGCCGCCGTGCTGCACGCGATGGTGCTGTCGCTGTTCTACCACAGCCGGACCGAAAGCTGCATGGAGCTGGCGGTCAATCGCGCCACCATGCCGTTCCAGAGCGCGGATCTTCGCGGCAGCCCGTCCGCGGCCGCGATACAGGAACGTCATGTGCGCTGGAAGGAACGTCTGCCCAGCTCCGACAGGGATGTCTGGGACACGGTTCAGCAGCTCGACGGTAGCGAGCAGGCCAGCCTGTTCGCCCATTGCGCGGCCTATTCGGTGAACGCGCAGTGGGAGCCGGTTGCCAGGCATGGCGGTGGCCGCATCTCCGTGCATGGCGTCGCGCGCCGGATCGACCATGCCAATGTGCTGGCGCGGGCGGTCGGGCTCGACATGATCGGTGCTGGCTGGCGTCCGACCTTCGACAATTATCTCAACCGGGTCGCGAAGCCGCGCATCCTTGAGGCTGTTGCCGAAGCGAAGGGGCCGCAGACGGCCGGGCTGATCGACCACCTCAAAAAGGGCGACATGGCCCGCGAGGCCGAGCGGTTGCTCGCCGACAGCGATTGGCTGCCCGAACCGCTGCGCACCCCGGTGATCGAGGAACCGCTGCCGCTCGGCGCCGAGACCGATGCGCTGCCGGCCTTCCTCGACGGCGATGAGCCCGCGCAGGGCGCAGCTGCGGCCAATGACCAGGAGGGCGACGCCGACTACGACATCGCCGCCTGA
- a CDS encoding SOS response-associated peptidase family protein, whose product MTTLYRCRTALSEVRDQFRAITPDRASWSAEVWPERVGLVVYRKGSKRIAEPMRWGIPSTILNGGRNRRAVSTSIRFNRVKVEKLARFDNPWRCLIVMDSFAYPSGPPGARTRTWFGLDSRPVFAWTGVWAHIGEEKRYCGLLAEANLVVAGPSMPVILDPDDYKLWLGGRFDRATPLANRPYSEERMYTEALGEPWNAVVEEA is encoded by the coding sequence GTGACGACGCTCTATCGGTGCCGGACGGCGCTCAGCGAGGTGCGCGACCAGTTCAGAGCGATAACGCCGGATCGCGCAAGCTGGTCGGCCGAAGTCTGGCCAGAGCGCGTGGGTCTCGTTGTGTACCGCAAAGGCAGCAAGCGCATAGCGGAGCCGATGCGCTGGGGCATCCCGAGCACGATCCTGAATGGCGGCCGCAATCGGCGCGCGGTTTCGACGAGCATCAGGTTCAACCGGGTGAAGGTCGAGAAACTGGCGCGGTTCGACAATCCCTGGCGTTGCCTGATCGTCATGGATTCCTTCGCATACCCCTCAGGACCGCCGGGCGCCCGCACCCGGACATGGTTCGGGCTGGACAGCCGGCCAGTCTTCGCCTGGACTGGAGTCTGGGCGCATATCGGGGAAGAGAAGAGATATTGCGGCCTGTTGGCCGAGGCGAACCTGGTCGTTGCCGGACCATCCATGCCGGTTATACTCGACCCTGATGACTATAAACTTTGGCTGGGCGGCCGGTTCGATCGCGCAACGCCGCTTGCGAACCGGCCTTATTCAGAGGAACGGATGTATACGGAGGCGCTGGGGGAACCCTGGAACGCCGTCGTCGAAGAAGCATGA
- a CDS encoding type II toxin-antitoxin system PemK/MazF family toxin, with the protein MPLPTPVAGLVIRYAFLWREEATRGQEEASKDRPCAVILVTQNDEDGSPLVTVLPITHTPPRDDRLAVELPHATKRRLGLDDARSWIVVTDANRFLWPGPDIRFTRPGDPASAAYGLLPAGIFNEVRDKFIAAVHARKAGQVTRTV; encoded by the coding sequence GTGCCGCTCCCGACACCCGTGGCGGGTCTGGTGATCCGCTACGCATTCCTATGGCGTGAGGAGGCTACACGCGGTCAGGAAGAAGCCAGCAAGGATCGGCCCTGTGCGGTCATTCTCGTGACGCAAAACGACGAAGACGGCAGCCCGCTGGTTACTGTCTTGCCCATCACGCACACGCCACCGCGCGATGATCGGCTTGCCGTCGAATTGCCTCATGCAACCAAACGCCGTCTTGGCCTCGATGATGCGCGTTCCTGGATCGTCGTCACCGACGCCAATCGCTTCCTCTGGCCCGGTCCCGATATTCGTTTCACGCGGCCGGGCGACCCGGCCAGCGCCGCCTATGGCTTGCTTCCCGCCGGTATTTTCAACGAGGTGCGCGACAAGTTCATCGCCGCCGTCCACGCCCGCAAAGCAGGTCAGGTCACGCGAACGGTATGA
- a CDS encoding type II toxin-antitoxin system prevent-host-death family antitoxin encodes MPNLSVTSAEFQKGFGRFREAALREPVTITNHGRDSLVLMSAEEYRRLKRRERRVMGLDDFSEADIAAIAATEAPIDAAAFDDERN; translated from the coding sequence ATGCCCAATCTCAGTGTGACATCGGCCGAGTTTCAGAAAGGCTTCGGGCGTTTTCGCGAAGCCGCGCTCCGCGAACCTGTTACCATCACCAATCATGGTCGCGACAGTCTCGTGCTGATGTCGGCCGAAGAATATCGGCGCTTGAAGCGACGCGAGCGGCGCGTGATGGGATTAGACGATTTCAGCGAGGCTGATATCGCCGCCATCGCTGCGACTGAGGCGCCGATCGATGCCGCCGCCTTCGACGACGAACGCAACTGA